From a region of the Methanofastidiosum sp. genome:
- a CDS encoding universal stress protein, with product MAELIRRILVPVDGSRSSEKAIEYAAWVAGKTGACVMLLHVIDADKLKLSFEAMDKYLPGWEDKIKGTDDIKRYSPFFEEQLSCMMEDPVCKRGQKVLDEMAKYAEKQGVKVKKMMKLGRVVDTIIQTADDEKCCNHIIIGKTGLTGLKNLAMGHVAEDVAKYASCRVTVVP from the coding sequence ATGGCTGAATTAATAAGAAGGATACTAGTTCCAGTAGATGGATCAAGATCTTCAGAAAAAGCTATAGAATATGCCGCATGGGTGGCAGGTAAGACAGGAGCATGCGTCATGCTGCTCCACGTAATCGATGCAGACAAATTGAAATTGTCATTTGAAGCGATGGATAAGTACCTCCCAGGGTGGGAAGATAAAATTAAAGGAACAGATGACATAAAGAGATACTCTCCGTTCTTTGAAGAGCAGCTTAGCTGCATGATGGAGGATCCTGTATGCAAGAGAGGACAAAAGGTCCTTGACGAAATGGCAAAGTATGCAGAAAAACAGGGAGTTAAAGTTAAGAAAATGATGAAGCTTGGAAGAGTTGTTGATACTATAATTCAGACCGCAGATGACGAAAAGTGCTGCAATCACATAATCATAGGCAAAACTGGGCTCACAGGATTAAAGAATCTTGCAATGGGTCACGTCGCAGAAGATGTGGCAAAGTATGCAAGCTGCAGAGTAACAGTTGTTCCTTAA